In Drosophila willistoni isolate 14030-0811.24 chromosome XR unlocalized genomic scaffold, UCI_dwil_1.1 Seg8, whole genome shotgun sequence, a single genomic region encodes these proteins:
- the LOC6645741 gene encoding probable serine hydrolase isoform X2, producing the protein MDLDEVSNGGGSSGSTGDLIHRFRHAGDLTGESATRQFAEISITVPWGHISGKWYGPQNVQPILGLHGWQDNAGTFDLLVPLLAPDVAFLAIDLPGHGLSSRLPDGCYYNSVDNLYVIRLIMKQYKWEKVSLVGHSMSSIICFVFAAVFPDKVDMIIGIDALKPHQRPYPSVIRTMETRLDEFLREDERNRSKNEPPSYTYDELIERVYIGTFHSVNKEHCKHIMARNIQKSGKYPDKYFFCRDRRLKFYNYAIGSQELCVEMAHRITCPYLFIKGTQSSYFEDKKYYDEVLEILIKKSNFEYLEANGSHHMHMNNPEDIIGPVNNFIQKFGPAAAAAARQKAKEAAKESKL; encoded by the exons ATGGATTTGGATGAGGTCTCAaacggcggcggcagcagtgGCTCAACCGGCGATTTGATTCACCGTTTTCGTCATGCTGGAGACTTAACCGGCGAATCAGCAACCCGCCAG TTTGCTGAGATTAGCATTACAGTGCCCTGGGGTCATATCTCTGGAAAATGGTATGGCCCACAGAATGTTCAACCGATTTTGGGTCTACATGGCTGGCAGGATAATGCAGGAACATTTGATCTTCTAGTGCCTTTACTAGCACCCGATGTGGCTTTTTTGGCCATAGATTTGCCTGGTCATGGTCTATCGTCTCGTCTGCCGGATGGTTGCTATTACAATTCTGTGGATAATCTTTATGTGATACGTCTCATTATGAAGCAGTACAAATGGGAAAAAGTCTCCCTAGTGGGTCATTCCATGTCCTCGATTATATGTTTCGTCTTTGCCGCTGTCTTTCCCGACAAAGTGGACATGATAATTGGCATTGATGCCTTAAAGCCACATCAGCGACCATACCCATCGGTCATACGCACTATGGAGACCCGTTTGGATGAGTTTTTGCGTGAAGATGAACGGAATCGCAGCAAAAATGAGCCACCAAGCTACACATATGACGAACTGATCGAACGTGTGTATATTGGTACCTTTCATTCGGTCAATAAGGAGCACTGCAAGCATATAATGGCTCGTAATATACAGAAATCGGGCAAATATCCAGATAAGTATTTCTTCTGTCGTGATCGCCGATTGAAGTTCTACAATTATGCCATTGGCTCGCAGGAACTATGCGTTGAAATGGCACATCGTATCACCTGTCCGTATCTCTTTATTAAGGGCACTCAATCGTCATATTTTGAGGATAAGAAATATTATGATGAGGTCCTAGAGATACTGATTAAAAAGTccaattttgagtatttagagGCAAATGGCTCACATCATATGCATATGAATAATCCGGAGGATATCATTGGACCGGTTAACAactttatacaaaaatttggtCCAGCAGCTGCGGCAGCGGCACGACAAAAGGCCAAGGAGGCCGCAAAGGAGAGCAAGCTCTAG
- the LOC6645741 gene encoding probable serine hydrolase isoform X1: protein MSRLSHKAGSFKMDLDEVSNGGGSSGSTGDLIHRFRHAGDLTGESATRQFAEISITVPWGHISGKWYGPQNVQPILGLHGWQDNAGTFDLLVPLLAPDVAFLAIDLPGHGLSSRLPDGCYYNSVDNLYVIRLIMKQYKWEKVSLVGHSMSSIICFVFAAVFPDKVDMIIGIDALKPHQRPYPSVIRTMETRLDEFLREDERNRSKNEPPSYTYDELIERVYIGTFHSVNKEHCKHIMARNIQKSGKYPDKYFFCRDRRLKFYNYAIGSQELCVEMAHRITCPYLFIKGTQSSYFEDKKYYDEVLEILIKKSNFEYLEANGSHHMHMNNPEDIIGPVNNFIQKFGPAAAAAARQKAKEAAKESKL from the exons ATGTCCAGATTGAGCCACA AGGCTGGCAGTTTTAAAATGGATTTGGATGAGGTCTCAaacggcggcggcagcagtgGCTCAACCGGCGATTTGATTCACCGTTTTCGTCATGCTGGAGACTTAACCGGCGAATCAGCAACCCGCCAG TTTGCTGAGATTAGCATTACAGTGCCCTGGGGTCATATCTCTGGAAAATGGTATGGCCCACAGAATGTTCAACCGATTTTGGGTCTACATGGCTGGCAGGATAATGCAGGAACATTTGATCTTCTAGTGCCTTTACTAGCACCCGATGTGGCTTTTTTGGCCATAGATTTGCCTGGTCATGGTCTATCGTCTCGTCTGCCGGATGGTTGCTATTACAATTCTGTGGATAATCTTTATGTGATACGTCTCATTATGAAGCAGTACAAATGGGAAAAAGTCTCCCTAGTGGGTCATTCCATGTCCTCGATTATATGTTTCGTCTTTGCCGCTGTCTTTCCCGACAAAGTGGACATGATAATTGGCATTGATGCCTTAAAGCCACATCAGCGACCATACCCATCGGTCATACGCACTATGGAGACCCGTTTGGATGAGTTTTTGCGTGAAGATGAACGGAATCGCAGCAAAAATGAGCCACCAAGCTACACATATGACGAACTGATCGAACGTGTGTATATTGGTACCTTTCATTCGGTCAATAAGGAGCACTGCAAGCATATAATGGCTCGTAATATACAGAAATCGGGCAAATATCCAGATAAGTATTTCTTCTGTCGTGATCGCCGATTGAAGTTCTACAATTATGCCATTGGCTCGCAGGAACTATGCGTTGAAATGGCACATCGTATCACCTGTCCGTATCTCTTTATTAAGGGCACTCAATCGTCATATTTTGAGGATAAGAAATATTATGATGAGGTCCTAGAGATACTGATTAAAAAGTccaattttgagtatttagagGCAAATGGCTCACATCATATGCATATGAATAATCCGGAGGATATCATTGGACCGGTTAACAactttatacaaaaatttggtCCAGCAGCTGCGGCAGCGGCACGACAAAAGGCCAAGGAGGCCGCAAAGGAGAGCAAGCTCTAG
- the LOC6645742 gene encoding probable serine hydrolase, with the protein MKVQRSLLKLGQQMTTVVRHSSTNGNGQCNPLKVLTKHYEEISIPVPWGHISGKWYGPKHVRPIVGMHGWQDNAGTFDTLAPLLPSHLSFLSIDAPGHGLSSWLPPGISYHSIDYVLLIRRLMDEYNWDKITMMGHSMSSINGFVFSALFPDKVDMFIGLDVLKPPIRSARHIVDALSERLEGTLKLEKRLQSNKEPPAYDWDQCVTRLHEGSNKSVSLDACKYLLQRNLKPSTHEPHKYYFSRDNRLKNSLFYTLHLDVPLVMAGRIKCPHLFIKALQAPYYEKKEYYDATLVELKKNPLFEYYEVDGTHHVHLNEPEKVAPIINSFINKYRPL; encoded by the exons ATGAAAGTCCAAAGAAGTCTCCTTAAACTGGGCCAACAGATGACGACGGTCGTGCGTCACTCCAGCACTAATGGTAATGGTCAATGTAATCCACTCAAAGTGCTAACCAAACAT TATGAAGAAATCTCGATTCCTGTACCCTGGGGTCACATATCGGGCAAATGGTATGGTCCCAAGCATGTGCGTCCCATAGTGGGCATGCATGGCTGGCAGGATAATGCAGGAACCTTTGATACTTTGGCTCCGCTGCTGCCATCCCATTTATCCTTTTTAAGTATAGATGCTCCGGGACATGGTCTGTCTTCGTGGTTGCCGCCAGGAATATCCTATCACTCAATTGATTACGTTCTACTCATACGACGACTTATGGATGAATATAACTGGGATAAAATCACAATGATGGGACATTCCATGAGCTCAATTAATGGTTTTGTCTTCAGCGCCCTGTTTCCCGACAAAGTGGATATGTTTATTGGCTTAGATGTCCTTAAGCCACCCATACGCAGTGCCAGGCATATTGTGGATGCTCTTAGTGAACGCTTGGAAGGCACTCTGAAGCTGGAGAAACGCTTGCAAAGTAACAAAGAGCCACCCGCCTATGATTGGGATCAATGTGTGACACGTTTGCATGAGGGATCCAACAAATCCGTGTCCCTGGATGCATGCAAATATCTGCTGCAACGAAACTTGAAGCCATCTACTCACGAGCCACATAAGTATTACTTTTCAAGGGACAACCGACTGAAGAATTCCCTCTTCTACACTCTGCACTTGGATGTACCCCTGGTGATGGCTGGACGCATCAAGTGTCCACATTTATTCATTAAGGCCCTGCAGGCTCCTTACTATGAGAAAAAGGAATACTACGATGCTACATTAGTCGAACTTAAAAAGAATCCTCTATTTGAATACTACGAAGTGGATGGCACACACCATGTCCATCTGAATGAACCAGAGAAAGTGGCACCGATAATAAATTCGTTTATCAATAAGTATCGACCCTTATGA
- the LOC6645743 gene encoding polycomb group protein Pc — MTGRGKTGKGKVVRDNNQDNDMDDFLVYAAEKIIQKRVRKGTVEYRVKWKGWNQRYNTWEPEVNILDRRLIDIYEQSNKSSGTPSKRGLKKKEKEPDPEPESEEDEYTFTGDDVNDGGSVSTPTSSTNNDMDKKEKKLHHHHHHHHHQHIKSERQSNRRSESPLTSHQHHHHHHHQQQQQQQQPDAKRVRLDHSNSSTFMPEADTNSSSSEDQPLIGTKRKAEVLKESGKIGVTIKTSPDGPSASAVATVKTLAQQQHQQQQQQQQQPQLHMEATDATSNLTKAEQIPLISSEPASSLSNESPLNDEDDDESSSHNQSAIHSHPPSTPQMMENNNVSKLSQKQPQILTPLSPRALPPRFWLPAKCNISNRVVITDVTVNLETVTIRECKTERGFFREREMKGDSSPVA; from the exons ATGACGGGACGCGGAAAAACAGGCAAAGGAAAAGTAGTGCGCGATAATAACCAGGATAACGATATGGACGACTTTTTGGTTTACGCGGCCgagaaaattatacaaaaacgCGTTAGAaag gGCACTGTGGAGTATCGTGTGAAATGGAAAGGCTGGAATCAACGCTACAACACCTGGGAGCCAGAGGTAAATATCCTGGATCGTCGCCTGATTGATATCTATGAGCAGAGCAACAAATCCTCGGGCACACCCTCGAAGCGGGGTCttaagaaaaaggaaaaggaacCCGATCCAGAGCCAGAATCTGAAGAAGATGAATATACATTTACGGGAGATGATGTTAACGATGGCGGCTCGGTATCCACACCCACATCCTCTACAAATAATGATATggacaaaaaggaaaagaaactacaccatcatcatcatcatcaccatcatcagcACATCAAGTCCGAACGTCAGAGTAATCGTCGTTCCGAATCGCCGCTGACCagtcatcagcatcatcatcatcaccaccatcagcaacaacagcaacagcagcaaccagATGCGAAAAGAGTACGTCTAGATCACAGCAATTCCTCAACATTTATGCCCGAAGCAGATACCAATTCATCTAGCTCCGAAGATCAGCCCTTGATAGGTACTAAACGTAAAGCGGAGGTCTTAAAGGAATCTGGCAAAATCGGTGTGACTATTAAGACATCACCGGATGGGCCAAGTGCCTCTGCTGTAGCAACGGTCAAAACTCtggcacaacaacaacatcagcagcagcaacagcaacaacaacaacctcaATTGCATATGGAGGCAACTGATGCCACCTCTAATTTAACCAAAGCAGAGCAAATTCCATTGATAAGCTCTGAGCcagcatcatcattatcaaaTGAGTCACCATTAAACGATGAAGATGACGACGAATCCTCATCACACAATCAATCAGCTATTCATTCTCATCCTCCTTCTACTCCACAAATGATGGAAAACAATAATGTATCAAAACTAAGCCAAAAGCAACCTCAAATACTAACACCATTGTCACCAAGAGCATTGCCGCCACGTTTCTGGTTGCCGGCCAAATGCAATATATCAAATCGTGTGGTCATAACCGATGTGACAGTCAATCTTGAAACGGTTACCATACGGGAGTGTAAAACGGAAAGAGGCTTCTTTCGGGAGCGTGAAATGAAGGGCGACTCATCACCAGTTGCTTga